The following coding sequences lie in one Spinacia oleracea cultivar Varoflay chromosome 1, BTI_SOV_V1, whole genome shotgun sequence genomic window:
- the LOC110785723 gene encoding protein LAZY 1, producing MKLLTWMHRKFKQGNGEILKEFPQGQQYLHDPDFYQKQTQGRQRRASFTSVETTDFSEYERKASSADEFPEYFEGFLAIGTLGVADAVIPEPPGTPTFAVSFEKLAEGETEVTDNELRLINDELERVLASETKDDGWTDSSGRNSHVSNGRISHASTITLSGKPLEIPESTEGPGNNLMYCPLQEYLLGSAVEVPEKATVPKKESRTSLGELFEKHKAEETSETKCKRGEKREDKEGDKTASMNLMKKILMKKKNALHAASRNSSVSTRGAAESGSAETKLCKILQKFHKKVHPEFLTSTEKSDKMHKNGIKDIMPGNAGYYKDEHTFPDESIPTFSQKAGQNGYMLCRKSISNPTQYSEDGNDSNGSRECWIKTDADYLVLEL from the exons CTTCACGACCCTGACTTCTATCAAAAGCAAACGCAAGGGAGACAACGGAGAGCATCATTTACGAGTGTGGAGACTACGGATTTTTCAGAATACGAAAGAAAAGCATCATCAGCTGATGAGTTTCCAGAGTACTTTGAAGGATTTCTAGCAATCGGCACCCTTGGGGTAGCAGATGCAGTCATCCCAGAGCCACCAGGGACACCAACATTCGCGGTGTCATTTGAGAAGCTCGCAGAAGGAGAGACTGAAGTGACAGACAATGAATTGAGGCTCATCAATGATGAGTTAGAGAGAGTGCTTGCTTCTGAGACTAAAGATGATGGTTGGACAGATTCCTCAGGGAGAAACAGTCATGTTAGCAATGGAAGAATCAGCCATGCAAGCACCATCACTCTGAGTGGCAAGCCACTGGAAATTCCAGAAAGCACAGAAGGACCAGGAAATAACTTGATGTACTGTCCACTACAGGAATATCTGTTAGGATCAGCTGTAGAAGTGCCAGAGAAGGCAACAGTGCCCAAAAAGGAGAGTAGGACATCATTGGGAGAACTATTCGAGAAGCACAAGGCAGAAGAAACCTCGGAAACCAAGTGCAAACGTGGGGAGAAAAGGGAAGATAAAGAAGGGGACAAGACTGCTTCCATGAATCTCATGAAAAAAATACTGATGAAGAAGAAAAATGCATTGCATGCTGCTTCTAGGAATTCATCTGTCTCAACTCGGGGAGCTGCAGAATCTGGTTCGGCAGAGACAAAACTGTGCAAG ATCCTGCAGAAATTTCACAAGAAAGTGCATCCAGAATTCTTAACATCCACAGAAAAGTCAGACAAAATGCATAAGAATGGGATCAAGGACATAATGCCTGGCAATGCGGGCTACTATAAGGATGAGCATACATTTCCAGATGAGAGCATCCCAACTTTCTCCCAGAAAGCAGGTCAAAATGGTTATATGTTATGCAGGAAGAGCATCTCTAACCCAACTCAGTACTCAGAAGATGGGAATGATTCAAATGGAAGCAGGGAGTGCTGGATCAAAACTGATGCAGATT ACCTTGTTTTGGAGCTCTAG